The proteins below are encoded in one region of Candidatus Moraniibacteriota bacterium:
- a CDS encoding efflux RND transporter permease subunit yields MNNQKHLEETSTDSKYLDRLTFNPELRKTWLSFFVTNFRVVILLIMLLSGWGLYAFSRLPRESNPEVKIATAIVSVAYPGVSPSDIEELVTKKIETAVSSVSGVNKMTSTSANSFSTVVVEFDANQNVDDSVRRLRDKLPAIRSDIPADAKDPQVQEISLDDTPIITYALIGPYDGFTLRTYAEKIQEALEKISDVREVIVSGGDESELEVAYIPQKLNLYGITIDQANQAISATNKAIPAGNFEGEKYNYPVRSDSRFYDAETLGTLPIIHTTEGALVFLKDIALIQEKSITKTVYSRFSENGAQPQNAVTIQIIKRTGGSIINTVDTAQEKIRELLTTFPTGMTVSSTVDQADRIRKDFDQLTHDFVLTLTLVVSLLFLVVGLKEAFVAGIAIPLVFFVTFGVMQMTGTSLNFLSIFALLLSLGLLVDDAIVVVSATKQYMKTGKFTPEEAILLVLKDFKVVLVSTTFATVWAFLPLLLASGMIGQFIKSIPITVSVTLISSLLIALMINHPLAAVLERIRVTKNFFALFFVTTLVFGLVMVKQHSFIGFFFAFLSFVVLVYMIRWYFHQGKDILKHNALLVETEWESDEKIKQKLRDQSDHENATFTSRLIHGIIRFDRVLPTYEKYLRMVTLTRKRRVVTLLSTLALFIFALALPLTGIVKSEFFPAADGDVLYISLRGPVGLSLDQTNHIVEKVEEKILPLKNILNFSTIVGNAGSDGGFSGGGSNTSNTASLVIKLTPQENRDVKAYTIAEEIRAELAPIEDAVITVSAPRGGPPSGSAFQAQISGESLQTLDKIARDLERIVDTIPGIVNSDISLKEAPAEYTFALDPARMELYDVNAVLVGSTLRNALSGTVVTTVIRENKTIDVLARFDESALPTLESIQNLQILNQKKQPIFLKDVATVKLTPSVDSISRIDQKRVVLLTADVKGTTNATEVVKIFQDKQAEEYVLPEGYTISYGGENEQNAESVLSIIRAMAIAGLLIISTLVIQFNSFRKAFIVLVTLPLALIGVFLGMALLGVSLSFPGLIGILALFGIVVKNAIILIDKINLNVRIGIPFEEAIIDAGKSRLEAIFITSIVTIAGIIPITLSNETWTALGSVVIFGLSISSFFTLFIIPTLYMSFVNKKERLT; encoded by the coding sequence ATGAACAATCAAAAACATTTAGAGGAAACCTCAACTGACAGTAAGTACCTCGATCGACTCACCTTCAATCCTGAACTTCGAAAAACGTGGCTCTCTTTTTTCGTGACCAATTTCCGCGTCGTCATTTTACTCATCATGCTTCTTTCTGGATGGGGGCTCTACGCTTTCTCTCGCTTGCCTCGCGAATCCAATCCTGAGGTCAAGATAGCTACCGCTATCGTGAGTGTTGCGTATCCTGGTGTATCACCTTCTGATATCGAAGAACTCGTCACAAAGAAAATAGAAACCGCGGTGAGCAGTGTCAGCGGTGTGAATAAAATGACTTCGACTTCTGCCAATTCATTCTCCACAGTCGTGGTGGAATTCGATGCCAATCAGAATGTCGATGATTCAGTCCGCAGACTGCGAGACAAACTTCCTGCTATCAGAAGCGATATCCCTGCCGATGCCAAAGATCCACAAGTACAAGAAATATCACTCGACGATACACCTATCATCACGTATGCGCTCATTGGTCCGTATGATGGATTTACACTCCGAACGTACGCAGAAAAAATTCAAGAGGCTCTCGAAAAAATTTCTGATGTTCGTGAAGTCATTGTTTCTGGAGGAGACGAAAGTGAGCTCGAAGTGGCTTATATTCCACAAAAACTCAATCTCTATGGCATCACAATCGATCAAGCCAATCAGGCAATCTCTGCTACCAACAAGGCTATCCCTGCTGGTAATTTCGAAGGAGAAAAATACAATTATCCTGTCCGATCCGACAGCCGATTCTATGACGCCGAAACACTCGGTACTCTTCCGATCATCCATACAACAGAGGGTGCTCTTGTTTTTTTGAAAGACATTGCTCTCATTCAAGAAAAATCAATTACGAAAACAGTCTACTCGCGTTTTTCGGAAAACGGAGCACAACCACAAAATGCTGTCACCATACAAATCATCAAAAGAACGGGCGGAAGCATCATCAACACCGTAGACACTGCGCAAGAAAAAATCAGAGAACTTCTCACAACATTTCCTACTGGTATGACCGTGTCGAGTACTGTCGATCAGGCTGACCGGATTCGCAAAGACTTTGATCAGCTCACACATGACTTCGTTTTGACTCTGACACTTGTTGTTTCACTTCTCTTCCTTGTTGTCGGACTCAAAGAAGCATTTGTAGCAGGTATCGCTATTCCTCTTGTTTTCTTTGTCACGTTTGGTGTGATGCAGATGACCGGGACATCGCTCAATTTTCTCTCTATTTTTGCACTCCTTTTGTCTCTCGGACTTTTGGTCGATGATGCTATCGTTGTCGTATCTGCGACGAAACAGTATATGAAAACAGGGAAGTTTACCCCAGAAGAAGCCATTCTTTTGGTCTTGAAAGATTTCAAGGTTGTGCTTGTTTCGACGACATTTGCAACCGTATGGGCGTTTCTCCCTCTCCTTCTCGCATCAGGAATGATTGGTCAATTCATCAAGTCTATCCCGATCACTGTATCTGTCACGCTCATATCATCGCTCCTCATCGCTCTCATGATCAACCATCCACTCGCTGCAGTACTCGAAAGAATTCGTGTGACAAAAAATTTCTTTGCTCTTTTCTTTGTGACTACTCTCGTCTTCGGACTTGTGATGGTGAAACAACATTCATTCATTGGTTTCTTTTTTGCCTTTCTTTCGTTTGTTGTACTTGTATATATGATACGCTGGTATTTTCATCAAGGAAAAGATATTCTGAAACATAATGCACTCCTCGTCGAGACTGAGTGGGAAAGTGATGAGAAAATCAAACAAAAACTGCGAGACCAGAGCGACCATGAAAATGCTACTTTCACAAGTAGGCTTATCCACGGTATTATTCGGTTCGATCGCGTCCTTCCAACATACGAAAAATATCTTCGTATGGTCACCCTCACTCGTAAAAGACGCGTAGTCACACTTCTTTCTACGCTCGCTCTTTTCATCTTTGCTCTGGCGCTCCCTCTTACTGGTATCGTCAAATCAGAGTTTTTTCCTGCAGCTGATGGTGATGTTCTTTACATCAGTCTTCGTGGACCAGTCGGCCTCAGTCTCGATCAGACAAATCATATCGTAGAAAAAGTGGAAGAAAAAATTCTCCCTCTCAAAAATATTCTGAACTTTTCTACGATTGTCGGTAATGCCGGATCGGATGGTGGATTTTCTGGAGGCGGTTCCAATACGTCCAACACTGCCTCTCTCGTCATCAAACTCACTCCTCAAGAAAATCGTGATGTAAAAGCCTATACGATTGCCGAGGAAATCCGTGCAGAACTCGCACCAATAGAAGATGCTGTCATCACGGTTTCCGCTCCTCGTGGTGGACCACCTTCAGGAAGCGCTTTCCAGGCTCAGATAAGCGGTGAAAGTCTACAGACACTCGACAAAATAGCTCGTGATTTGGAACGTATTGTCGATACGATACCAGGTATCGTCAATTCGGATATTTCTCTCAAAGAAGCGCCCGCGGAATATACCTTCGCTCTCGATCCTGCTCGCATGGAACTTTACGATGTCAATGCCGTACTTGTCGGTTCGACACTCCGAAATGCTCTTTCGGGTACAGTCGTGACAACAGTCATTCGTGAAAACAAAACGATTGATGTTTTGGCACGTTTTGATGAATCAGCTCTTCCTACTCTCGAAAGTATTCAGAACCTCCAGATACTCAATCAGAAAAAACAACCCATCTTTCTCAAAGACGTTGCAACAGTCAAGCTTACTCCATCTGTCGATTCTATTTCTCGTATTGATCAGAAACGTGTTGTGCTCCTCACTGCTGATGTCAAAGGAACTACCAATGCCACCGAAGTCGTCAAAATATTTCAAGACAAACAGGCAGAAGAGTACGTACTCCCCGAAGGCTATACTATCAGTTACGGCGGAGAGAATGAGCAGAACGCTGAATCAGTCCTCTCTATTATTCGTGCAATGGCAATTGCGGGACTCCTCATTATTTCTACGCTTGTCATCCAATTCAATTCGTTCCGTAAGGCATTTATTGTTCTCGTGACGCTTCCTCTCGCTCTTATTGGTGTCTTCCTAGGGATGGCACTTCTTGGCGTCAGTCTAAGCTTTCCGGGACTCATCGGTATTCTCGCGCTCTTCGGTATCGTTGTGAAGAACGCCATTATATTGATCGATAAAATCAATCTCAATGTGCGTATCGGTATTCCATTCGAAGAAGCTATCATCGATGCTGGGAAATCCCGTCTCGAAGCGATATTCATCACATCTATCGTAACCATTGCCGGTATCATTCCTATTACCCTCTCCAATGAGACCTGGACCGCTCTCGGATCTGTTGTTATTTTCGGACTCTCGATTTCATCCTTCTTCACCCTGTTCATCATACCGACACTCTACATGTCGTTTGTAAACAAGAAAGAACGACTGACATAA
- the eno gene encoding phosphopyruvate hydratase — MQKIVSVVAREILDSRGNPTVSVELTLEGGISATAGVPSGASTGKYEAVELRDDDPKRYLGKGVLKAVENVNTLIRDTIVEKEFNQKTLDTALINLDGTENKAKLGANAILGVSMAFARAVARAEHKELYVYLNELIGDTEMKLPQPMFNIVNGGKHADSGLDIQEFMLGPVNFPTFHEKLRVASEIFHTLADILHERGYKTSVGDEGGFAPDFKSNEEALEYIVEAIKKAGYTTDDVKIGLDCAASSFWNTETKRYDLKIKGEKQSLDSDQLLKWYQDITTTFPIILIEDSFAEDDWEGFQKFNQVLGDKITNVGDDLLVTNIKRIKQAIEKNAVNSVLIKLNQIGSVSETIEAVQMTKAQGWKPFVSHRSGETEDTFIADLSVGLGCPIIKSGSLSRTDRICKYNRLMLIEDQLV; from the coding sequence ATGCAAAAAATAGTCTCCGTAGTGGCTCGTGAAATCCTTGATTCTCGTGGCAATCCGACCGTCTCTGTCGAACTTACTCTCGAAGGAGGTATTTCTGCTACAGCAGGAGTGCCGAGCGGAGCAAGTACGGGGAAATATGAAGCCGTTGAACTTCGTGATGATGACCCCAAACGATATCTAGGAAAGGGCGTTCTCAAAGCTGTCGAAAATGTTAATACCCTCATTCGAGATACTATTGTTGAGAAAGAATTCAATCAGAAAACTCTTGATACAGCGCTTATCAATCTCGATGGGACTGAAAACAAGGCGAAACTAGGAGCGAATGCAATACTCGGTGTCTCAATGGCTTTTGCGAGAGCAGTAGCGAGAGCAGAACATAAAGAACTTTATGTCTATCTGAATGAACTCATAGGTGATACAGAGATGAAACTTCCACAACCGATGTTCAATATTGTGAATGGCGGAAAACATGCAGACAGCGGACTGGATATTCAGGAGTTTATGCTTGGCCCTGTCAACTTCCCGACGTTTCATGAAAAACTCCGTGTAGCCTCAGAAATATTTCATACGTTGGCAGATATTTTGCATGAACGAGGATACAAAACGAGCGTCGGCGATGAAGGCGGATTTGCTCCTGACTTCAAGTCAAACGAAGAGGCCCTCGAATATATCGTAGAAGCCATAAAGAAGGCTGGATATACGACAGACGATGTGAAAATCGGCCTCGATTGTGCCGCAAGTAGTTTCTGGAATACAGAAACAAAACGCTATGATCTGAAAATCAAGGGAGAAAAACAAAGTCTCGACAGTGATCAATTACTCAAGTGGTATCAAGACATCACCACCACTTTTCCGATTATCCTGATCGAAGACAGTTTTGCAGAAGATGATTGGGAAGGCTTTCAGAAGTTCAATCAGGTACTCGGCGACAAGATAACGAATGTCGGCGATGACCTCCTTGTGACGAATATCAAGCGTATCAAGCAAGCTATTGAAAAAAATGCGGTCAACTCTGTTCTTATCAAGCTCAATCAAATCGGATCGGTAAGTGAAACGATAGAAGCGGTCCAAATGACTAAAGCTCAGGGTTGGAAACCATTTGTTTCACATCGTTCTGGAGAAACTGAAGATACATTTATTGCAGATCTCTCTGTTGGACTTGGTTGTCCTATTATCAAATCAGGATCGCTCTCGAGAACGGATCGTATTTGTAAATACAATCGTCTGATGCTTATCGAAGATCAGCTCGTTTGA